The following proteins are encoded in a genomic region of Brachyspira pilosicoli:
- a CDS encoding ABC transporter permease, translated as MNIIKLAFDNLWYNKTRTILNMILIIVSFISLMMISGYNNFTKEGIIISVNTSGGSVVIADKSYWDTKSEKINMLNSNDFEVIYKQLDTIGEVNDYQKKLDISGLVGNESKSKFFSGYAYEKPSKIMSSVSLKAGTPIFDDDVNTMVLGKDLGEFFNLNYDEEPYLNLMTDFGEGISLGSLMAVGSISLNNSSADAITIYSPLNAVYEVFGLEYGNAHNLLVYLKDYKKATEIKNNLNQYFNENNLNYEAKDWKDLNAFLLSVIEMNTNNYLIALFILSILVFVSVMQMLTTNFLERLNEFGTMRALGINIKNVTLLLFLEIIIMAVLSSVISIIISYSASAILNASNFIMKFPGATDGYPLSLLLTFKDTVLIFAWVLSVSILAGIYPIIKVIRMPIIEVIKYV; from the coding sequence ATGAATATAATAAAATTAGCATTCGATAATCTTTGGTATAATAAAACCAGAACAATTTTAAATATGATACTTATTATAGTATCTTTTATTTCACTTATGATGATAAGCGGATATAATAACTTCACAAAAGAAGGTATTATTATAAGTGTTAATACAAGCGGAGGCTCTGTTGTAATAGCTGATAAATCTTATTGGGATACAAAAAGCGAAAAAATTAATATGCTTAATAGTAATGATTTTGAAGTAATTTATAAACAACTTGACACTATAGGCGAAGTTAATGATTATCAGAAAAAACTTGATATAAGCGGGCTTGTAGGCAATGAAAGTAAAAGTAAATTCTTTTCAGGTTATGCTTATGAAAAGCCTTCAAAAATAATGTCATCAGTTTCTTTAAAGGCAGGAACTCCTATATTTGATGATGATGTTAATACAATGGTTCTTGGTAAAGATTTGGGAGAGTTTTTTAATCTTAATTATGATGAAGAGCCTTATTTAAATTTGATGACTGATTTTGGGGAGGGGATAAGTTTAGGCTCTTTAATGGCTGTAGGCTCAATATCTTTAAATAACAGTTCTGCTGATGCTATTACAATATATAGTCCGCTTAATGCTGTATATGAAGTATTTGGTCTTGAGTATGGTAATGCTCATAATTTACTCGTATATTTAAAAGATTATAAAAAGGCTACTGAAATAAAAAATAATCTTAATCAATATTTTAATGAAAATAATTTAAACTATGAAGCTAAAGATTGGAAGGATTTGAATGCATTTTTACTTTCTGTAATAGAAATGAATACTAATAATTATTTGATAGCATTATTTATATTAAGTATATTAGTATTTGTTTCAGTTATGCAGATGCTCACAACAAATTTTTTAGAGCGTTTAAATGAGTTTGGTACTATGCGTGCATTAGGAATAAATATAAAAAATGTAACCTTACTTTTATTTTTAGAAATTATTATAATGGCAGTATTAAGTTCTGTTATTTCAATAATTATTTCTTACAGCGCTTCTGCTATACTTAATGCTTCAAACTTTATAATGAAATTTCCTGGTGCTACTGACGGTTATCCTTTAAGTTTATTACTAACATTCAAAGATACTGTTTTAATATTTGCATGGGTGTTATCTGTATCAATATTAGCAGGTATTTATCCAATAATAAAGGTTATTAGAATGCCTATAATAGAGGTAATAAAATATGTGTAA
- a CDS encoding ABC transporter ATP-binding protein, producing MIRCENISKIYKTKDYNIAANKNISLEIKDGEIVWVAGVSGAGKSTLLHILSSIDIPTEGSVYWNNDEVSKLSDRERSSFRLSNIGLILQSLELLKTQSVFDNVALPLKFLNESSSNINKKVNEILENLKIDNLKKKKPEQLSGGQKQRVAIARALVSEAPYIFGDEISANLDTETSKFIYEYIRETIKKRNGIGFFISHDELIEDYADKKYIMRDGEVILNIQ from the coding sequence ATGATAAGATGTGAAAATATATCAAAAATATATAAAACTAAAGATTATAATATAGCTGCAAATAAAAATATTAGTTTAGAAATAAAAGACGGTGAAATTGTATGGGTTGCTGGAGTTTCTGGGGCTGGTAAAAGTACGCTTCTTCATATATTATCAAGCATAGATATTCCTACAGAGGGTTCTGTTTATTGGAATAATGATGAAGTTTCAAAATTAAGCGACAGAGAAAGAAGCAGTTTTAGGCTTTCAAATATAGGACTTATTTTGCAGTCGCTTGAACTTTTAAAAACTCAGAGCGTGTTTGATAATGTTGCTTTGCCTCTTAAATTTTTAAATGAGAGTTCTTCTAATATAAATAAAAAAGTTAATGAAATATTAGAAAACTTAAAAATAGACAATTTAAAAAAGAAGAAACCGGAACAGCTTTCAGGAGGGCAGAAACAGAGAGTTGCAATTGCAAGGGCATTGGTAAGTGAAGCTCCTTATATATTCGGCGATGAGATTAGTGCGAATTTGGATACAGAAACAAGCAAATTTATTTATGAATATATAAGAGAGACTATAAAGAAAAGAAACGGCATAGGATTTTTTATTTCGCATGATGAATTGATAGAAGATTATGCGGACAAAAAATATATTATGAGAGATGGCGAAGTAATACTTAATATACAGTAA